Proteins from one Spirochaetota bacterium genomic window:
- a CDS encoding OAM dimerization domain-containing protein, translating to MSKEIIKPYGDRLNDGIVQLSFTLPVENGARAQKAAELYVSGLNFENVIVAHSKKIADNFTFFVVYANAIPSLDYTTVKATEVETGKMSFNEINEFIKRKLKRRLSIIGASIGSDAHTVGIDAILSMKGYNHDYGLERYPEINAINMGAQVSCESLLQRAVEVCADAILISQSVTQRDAHKQNYDEFIRLLKEKNMRVRFLLIAGGPRVTNDLALELGYDAGFGPGTLPSQVASYIATTIVKKAYEYD from the coding sequence ATGAGTAAGGAGATTATTAAACCCTATGGCGACAGGTTAAATGATGGTATAGTGCAACTATCCTTTACGTTGCCTGTTGAAAATGGAGCGCGGGCTCAAAAGGCAGCTGAGCTTTATGTGTCGGGTCTTAATTTTGAGAACGTAATAGTGGCTCATTCAAAAAAAATTGCGGATAATTTTACTTTTTTTGTGGTTTATGCAAACGCTATCCCTAGTCTCGATTACACCACTGTAAAGGCAACCGAGGTAGAGACAGGGAAGATGTCTTTCAATGAGATAAATGAATTTATCAAAAGGAAGTTGAAACGCCGACTTTCGATCATTGGAGCCTCCATCGGAAGCGATGCGCATACCGTTGGGATTGATGCTATCTTGAGCATGAAGGGATATAATCATGATTATGGCCTGGAGCGTTATCCTGAGATTAATGCAATAAACATGGGAGCCCAGGTGTCTTGTGAAAGTCTTCTTCAAAGGGCTGTTGAGGTCTGTGCTGATGCTATCCTTATTTCACAAAGTGTGACCCAAAGGGATGCCCATAAGCAAAATTATGATGAATTCATAAGGCTTTTGAAAGAGAAGAATATGCGCGTGCGTTTTCTCTTAATAGCTGGTGGGCCTAGAGTCACAAACGATTTAGCTCTGGAACTCGGTTATGATGCCGGATTCGGTCCAGGGACGCTTCCTTCTCAGGTGGCATCATATATCGCAACAACAATTGTGAAGAAAGCTTATGAATATGATTGA
- a CDS encoding lysine 5,6-aminomutase subunit alpha, which yields MHIRLSKRQIRRVKEYARDISDAILEIVKRYSTTSIERSVLRLYGVDGVDSHGYPLPNRLVDILQKKGLLQSGASFYFAAAMLKSQRDPQMTAEMILRGEIDFGDIDGLKMQDIQTREKEIAREALSILDRTRDKKWHKVDSIPLPEQPWRYMIVATGNVYEDRIQAESAVLAGADIIAVIRSTAQSLLDYVPYGPTEEGVGGTYATQANFRIMREALDQVSEKQGRYIRLVNYASGLCMPEIAACAAFEDLDILLNDSMYGILFRDINKKRTFIDQYFSRLICSRAKILINTGEDNYLTTSDAIDKAYTVTASQLINEAMGKRALLTDDMLGLGHAFEIDPQIENALLYELAHAQLARQLFPNMPLKFMPPTKHMSTNIFYSHCMDTMFNLASIMTNQGIHLSGIMTEAIHNPLMHDRSESLSSINYVFKTARALGSEILLRRKGIISKRAQHVLNEVEVFMKEIKRIGLMEAIAQGKFADISRSDDEGRGVEGVIEKAHDYSNPILEKIEEQGVIHE from the coding sequence ATGCATATTCGCTTAAGTAAAAGACAGATCAGGCGCGTTAAAGAGTATGCAAGGGATATCTCTGATGCAATACTTGAGATTGTCAAGCGCTACTCTACAACATCCATTGAGAGGTCTGTTCTTAGGCTTTATGGTGTGGACGGCGTGGACAGCCATGGATATCCGTTACCCAATCGTCTTGTTGATATCTTGCAAAAAAAAGGGCTTCTACAATCTGGCGCGTCCTTCTATTTTGCAGCTGCCATGCTCAAATCACAGAGGGATCCCCAGATGACTGCTGAGATGATTCTGCGAGGAGAAATAGATTTTGGAGATATAGATGGATTGAAGATGCAGGATATCCAGACAAGGGAGAAAGAGATTGCAAGGGAAGCGCTTTCAATTCTGGATAGGACAAGGGATAAGAAATGGCATAAGGTGGATTCGATCCCTTTACCGGAACAACCCTGGCGGTATATGATTGTGGCAACCGGAAACGTCTATGAGGATCGTATTCAGGCGGAATCGGCTGTTCTTGCCGGGGCGGATATCATCGCAGTGATCAGAAGCACCGCTCAATCCCTGCTCGATTATGTCCCCTATGGGCCGACAGAGGAGGGTGTTGGGGGAACCTATGCAACACAAGCCAATTTCAGGATCATGCGGGAGGCTCTGGATCAGGTATCTGAGAAGCAGGGACGTTACATCCGTCTTGTGAATTATGCCTCCGGACTCTGCATGCCGGAGATCGCAGCATGCGCTGCATTTGAGGATCTGGATATACTCCTGAATGACTCAATGTATGGAATATTATTCAGGGATATCAATAAAAAGCGAACCTTTATTGATCAGTATTTCAGTCGATTGATCTGTTCTAGAGCAAAGATATTGATAAACACTGGAGAGGATAACTATCTCACAACATCCGATGCAATTGATAAAGCCTACACCGTAACAGCTTCTCAGCTAATTAATGAGGCTATGGGCAAGAGGGCTCTATTGACTGATGATATGTTGGGTCTTGGCCATGCCTTTGAGATAGATCCACAGATTGAAAATGCACTTTTATACGAGCTTGCTCATGCTCAACTCGCCAGGCAGTTATTCCCTAATATGCCGTTGAAGTTTATGCCGCCTACAAAACATATGAGCACGAATATATTTTACTCACATTGCATGGATACAATGTTTAATCTTGCATCAATAATGACAAATCAGGGGATTCATCTCTCAGGAATAATGACTGAGGCGATACACAATCCCCTTATGCACGACAGAAGCGAGTCGCTATCCAGCATCAATTATGTATTCAAGACAGCTCGTGCTCTGGGAAGCGAGATTCTATTGAGAAGGAAAGGTATCATTTCTAAAAGGGCACAGCATGTGTTGAATGAAGTTGAGGTATTTATGAAAGAGATAAAAAGAATCGGCCTTATGGAGGCCATTGCGCAAGGAAAATTTGCAGATATAAGCAGAAGTGATGATGAGGGGAGGGGCGTTGAGGGGGTAATTGAGAAGGCTCATGATTATTCCAATCCCATATTGGAAAAAATAGAAGAGCAGGGTGTGATTCATGAGTAA